TTTTTCGCACTATACTTTCAACGAGCATGAATCTTATCCTCCTTTCCTATCGGATCTTCACCAACAGGAACTATTGGATTTGATTCATGCTTTCAAGTTTTTAAATAATCTTTCTACCCACAAATTCGTATGAGGAGCCTATTTTTTGTCAAGCTATTCGGATGTGCTATTGTGGAACTAAAAGTCCCAATTGATATCAATCCATTTTCAGAGGCGATATTACAGCAAAAACCCCATCCTAAGGTATTTTTGGCTTTAGGGTCGTCTTTAGAAATGGGGACAGGGATGACAGATATTGAAACGGTTAATATTGATGACCAGTGCGTCTATGCTACATGGTTCTATATCGTCGAACCGATTGCAGTAACTGTGATATACGCAGAGCCTTCAGAAAAGAGAGAGGGTTTGGTGCATTCTTGGCATCCGTCTACAATTAAAAAATGTATTTATGCTGGATTTTAAAAACATAACAACGGGCTGGACAAGGATGCGCGAAAAACCGCCGCGCACCTGTCAGCCCGGCCGTTGGGCGCAAGTTATAAGTGATTGCAATGTCAATATCTGACAAGACACGTAAAATGCTGTGGGGAAAATCTGGTAACAAATGTGCGATTTGTAAACGCGATCTTGTACTAGAATCTACCGGTATGGACATCGAATCCGTCGTGGGTGAGGAATGTCACATCTTATCCGCCCAACGAAACGGGCCGAGGTTTGATTCGACCTATCCTGCAAACAAGCTAAATAATTATGGAAATCTTGTCCTACTATGCCGAGTTCATCATAAAATGATCGATGATCAAAAAGAAACATACACTCCAGATATTATTCTCCAATTAAAACAAACCCACGAACAATGGGTGGAGGCAAAGCTTGCCTCCGATGAAGAGCCAAAACCTTTACGTTTTAGAAAAACAAAAGAGAAGACAGCAGCCTTTCTCACAAGGCTTGATAATGGAAAAGAAGTTTTAAATATTGTCGAAGGCTCATGTGCTGCATCTTATGACCACGACGAACTGCTAACTGAGCAAGAAGTTGAACAGGTCGGAGAGTTTCTTGAAGTAGTGCAAGGTTGGGGTGATATCGGACGTGAGCTAGGGCCAGCGAGACGTACAGAGACTACTTTCAGGCTTTCTCAAGGAATTAAAGAATTAAATGATCTAGGTTTCCTAGTTTTTGGAGCTCGGGAGGTGCACGAAATGACCGGAGGCTATTTAAACGGGGTTACAGATTGGCCAGTGAGCATAATACGTGTACTGAGGAAGGATAATCCAGAAATTATGGCTATCCCAGTTGAGGACCAAAATGATTGAGATCGTCCAACCATCTCTTCCAGCGGAGCGCAAAAAGCGATGCGCCCGCTGAAGAGCCCGTTATGCATTGCAAAATAAAATGACTAAACCAATAAAAACAAATAGAAGTATTTCAAACTTAATAAAATCGCTGAAAAATCATGTCGATTTACTAAAAGAATATCATGAGCGAGCTTGTTTATACAATGATGTTCGTTTTTTGGGTGAGATTGCTGGAAAACTAAGAATTCTTGTCTGCGAAACCCGAACAAATAAGCCTCTATTAATGAAACTCATGGATGATTTGGAGTGTAAGATCCCTATTAGAATCGATCAACCAAAACCTCTTGGTGGACCTATAGTATTGTCTCTACGTGAATACCTTAACCGCCTTGCATGTTCGGTAAGAACCGAATCTGGAAGATGGGTTGAATTATCGAAAACAAATTTAATTGCTCTCTGGGCTCAACAATATGGAGCATCCCATGAAGATTGGGAGGTTAATGAGGAACTTGTGGCTGCATTAGATCCTTCTTTTAGAGTTGGGAATTTGCCTGCTGCAGCCCATGGGATCTGCATTATCTGTAAAACTGTAATTGTCGTTGCGTCAGAATTTATAAAAAGGCAAGACGAGTTGGCATAACAAATTTTTTCCACTGGCCGCCAAACAGCCGGCGCCAGTGAAAATGATGTTGTGCATGAAAGATTCTGAAAGGAATAGGCATGGCCGCAACCATAAAAGAAAATGCTGGAATTATATTGGCCACCCTCTATGAGGAGTCGAAGCAACTCGGGCAGAAAGATGAGATCGACGGACAGCGGATACAGGAACTGACTAAACTTGAGCCAGACCAAATAAACGATGCCGTATCTATACTACGCGACAACGGGTACGTCGAGTGGCAGCAGTATCTGGGTACAGCCCCCTTTGAATTCGGCGATGTTGAGATAACTCCTCGGGGTAAGGCTGAATATGAGAAAGCGTTGGAGCAGAGCAAAAATACGCATCTAATTTCTGCAATAAATCCAGCAGCAACTCCTGTTGGCTCCCCTTATGGGTTTCAAGATAGCGATTGGGAGTTAGTCGCAGAAAGGAAGTCTGAACGGTCTAAGTTATTTGTCGTGGTAGGCTACCAGTTTGCATCTTCCTACTATACTTCCGAAAATCTCATCATGAATCTTCGGAACCACTTCGAAAAGGCAGTTAAGAACTACAATGAACTACCGACATCTTTTCCTGTTGAACTTGACTTTAGCCCACTCGCCGCAGGTTATGGAGAACATCTTTTCAATGAGATATGCCGCGATATCATATGCGCAGACATAGCAGTCTTTGAGACCTCAGATGTAAATCCAAACGTGATGCTGGAAATGGGCGTGGCTCTGACCTGGGGTGTCAGGGTATTGCCAATAAAGGCGAACGGCTGTCCAAAGCCACCATCTGATATCTCCGGACAGACTTGGGCTGACTACGAAAACAACGCCAGCCAATTCGTAGACCAAGATCACGATCGGAAGATGCTGCGAATGGTTGAAAGAGCAGCAAGGAAGAAAGGCACTCGGACCGCACAATAACAGCATCAACCGGACGCTTGATAGTGCTGGTTATGCTCACGTGTGTGCCGGGCATGGCACAGAACTGGCGAGGTGAAAGTCCTCGTACCAGTGTGGCAGATGTGTGGCAGATGGGGACGCTGTAAGGTTTTAAGGTTTCTTCGGCTGGGCATGGCCCCAGATCTAGCGGATCGGCGTGAAAGGGACCATGGCCTATGGGGCCGGGAAGGCGTATTCCCTCACTATCCGGATCGTATTGGCGGGCTGGAAATCGGCCAGGTCTGCGGCTATGGGTGGAGCTGCTCCAGATTTTCGAAAGAACGGATGATGTTACTCCACCCCTGTGGTTTGCTGATCAAGGGGGCAGGTGATGCCGGTAATGGTGTCTGTTGTGAAATCGAAAACCATTTGAGATAAGGATCCGCTTCTGACGGTGACCTTTGTGCCATCAGTTACCCTGCCCACCACCGCGGCCTGGATATGCCTCTCCCGAAACAGGTCAATCACCAAATCCGAGTGTGGCAGATGGGGACGCTGTAAGGTTTTAAGGTTTCTTCGGCTGGGCATGGCGGCAGATCGAGCGGATCGGCATGGAAGGGGCCATGGCCTATGGGGCCGGGAAGGCACCCTCACTACCCGGACCGTATTGGCGGGCTGGAAATCGGCCAGGTCTGCGGCTATGCCGGAGGTCCTCAGATCTTCGAAGAACGGATGATGTTACCCCACCCCTCTGGTTTGCTGGTCAGGGGGGGCAGGTGATGCCGGTGATTCTGTCGGTCGTGAAATCGAAAACGGTTTGAGATTCGGATCCGCTTCTGACAGTGACCTTTGTATCATCCGTGACCCTGCCGACAATCGCAGCATGGATATGCCTTTTTTGGAACAGGTCAATCACCGAATCCGAGTGTTCAGGATGGACAGAGAGGATGAATCCAAAGCTTTGGAAAGAGAGCATCCAATCCTCAAGATCCAGACCCGGGGGGGAGGGGATGGCCTCCAGGTCGATCTCCGCGCCCCGTCCCGAATTTTCCATCATGATGGAAAGGGTCCCCAGGAGGCCGGCGTTGCTCACATCCTTGCACGCCAGGGCCCACCCGTTCTCCGCGATGCGGGGAAGGGCTTCCAGCCGGTGGATCAGTTCCTCAGGGGTCTTGCCTGAATTGGCATCCCAGCTTACCACGGAATGGCACCCCTTCTGACCGTTCAGGTCCGCGGCAAAGACGAGCTCGTCGCCCGGGACCGCAAGATGGCTCCGGAGCAGCTTATTGGCGTGGCCTAAAATAGCCACAGAGAGCGCGGGGGCGTCTGATGGGGCGTCGGGATGGAGGTGCCCGCCGACCATCGGCACCTGCAGCTTTTCACACCCCCTTCGAATCCCGTCAATGACCTTTGACCGATGCGCATCATCGCCGCTGGCCAGGACATTGACCATGGCAAGGGGTCTCCCCCCCATGGCATAGATGTCATTGACCGTCACCATGACCGCAGCCTTGCCGGCCGCATACGGTTCATTGACGAGCAACCGGGTCATCATGCCGTCGGCGGCCAGCAACAGGTATCCGTCCTTCCAGGGAATCACCGCTGCATCGTCTCCGTAGTTGGGCAACTGGGGTCCTTGGTGTCCCCCCAGAATCAGCTTTGCATACACCTCCTCGATCGGTTTTTTTCGCAAGAGCCCGAGGTAATTGCGCGTGTTATCGACCAACTGGGTCAGATTTCGGTTCAATGTGTTAGACTCCGGTTTTCCCGCTGAGGTTGCACCATCATCAATCAACAATCGACTATCATCAATCAACAATCCTCAAGGTTTGCCTCCATTACCTGATGGACTCTCCCGAAATAGGGCTCAGGCATTCCAATCCCTTTCCAGCCGAGACGCAAAAAAAAGGGGACATTGTCTTCCTGGATGTGGGCGGTGAATTTGGTGCATCCCTGTTTCTTGACCGTTGCGACGGCCCTCCGGACCAGGAGTTCTCCTGCGCCTGAGGACCGGTACCCCTTTTTGACCGCCAGTCGTCCCCCGATCCAGTGGGTATTGCCGTTACCGTTTGAAAACACCCTCACCGTGCCCACCACTTCCGGACCGTGTTTCGCCACCAGGTGGATGCCGTTTTCGTCATGCGGGTCCCTGTCCGAAGTCTCAAAGATTTGCTGCTCTGTGACAAATACCGCTTTTCGGATGTCAAAGGCCTGATTCAATTCAAATGAGGTCCTCGCCCGATGACACGTGAGATCGGCCCCGGGGCGTTCATACAGGGGAAGTGCCGAGCAGGCCCCGCACCGGACGCACCCTGCCAGGGACCGGTCGGCGGCAAGCCCCGTCTTCTGCAATATCGCGGCCACTTTTTCGTAGAGGGGGATCATAACGGCCGGATCCGGGGGAAGCGCATCCGCCATGAGCGAACCGGGGATGGGCCGCAGGGGGACCACAAAGGGATATACGCCCAGATCTGCCAGACGTTCGCTGCCGGAGATGATGGAATCCTGTTTTTCCCCCAGGCCTGCAATGAGGAAGCTGCTGACCTGGTTCGGCCCGAAGATCTCCACGGCGGCCTTCCAGGCCGCTTCATATCGCCTCAAACCGATGGCCGCCTTGACAGGGGCGGTCCTGGAGAGGGCCGCCATGTCCATGCTTTCAATGTGAATGCCGACGGTGTCCACTCCGGAATGCTTCAATTCATGGAGTCTTTCCGGGTCAGCGGGGGGAAGAAACTGGGCGTGCACCGGGAGATCCACAGCCTCCTTGATCGCCGTGCATGCAGCACCCAGGATGGAAATCTCCGCTCCTTGCGGGTTTCCTGTCCCCGTGGTGAGGACCACATGCCGGACCCCATCCAGGGCGTGTGCCTTGCGGGCCGTCTCTGCCAGGTGTTCGGGTGTTTTCAAAGGAATGGTCTGCCGGTTCTTCAAAGAGAGTTCGATTCCGCAGAACCGGCACCTGTTTTCGGAATTCCAGTAGATGCAGGTCTGAAGCACCGAGGTGGCCAGGCAGTCCTTTCCGTGAAGGAGGGCGATCTGTGAACAGGGGGTGCCGTCGCAGGTGGTCTGCCCGTAAAACCGTGGCCGGGGGATCATCTCCACGGGGAGGAGATCCCTGCCGTTTTTGCATAGCAGGACCTCCCCGCTTGCGGCCCTGAGGGAGTAGGGAGATGCGGATACATAGGGACTTCCCGTGGGCACGTTTATTGCGATACCCTTTATCAGAAAGGCGCCCGCGTCCGCCGGGCCTGCCCCCCCCTCTCTGCTGAGAAACCCCTTTCCGAGACGAACTCCCCGGCTCTGGATCTCTGTTACAACATGGCCGATCATCTGAATTTATCCCGCCATCTTGAGCGCGACCTCCGCCACTCGACGGCCAAGGCTTCGGACCGTTTGGAGACCCACCTCATCGTGCTCGACGCCTTCCGGATGTCCGCTCCACACGGTCCCTCCGAAATGAGCGCCGGGTTTGCCGTCGCCCACGAGAATCATATCCTGGACCAGCATAACGGCCTGCACGCTCTGAATGACCGCTTCCTGGCCCCCGTTTCGGAATCCGCCGACCGCAATGACGCCCCCGACCTTGTCCCGGAACAGGAATCCGTTGCGTCTGAACATGACGCACCGGTCCATAAAGGCCTTGCACTGGCCGCTCATGGCGCCCATATAGACGGGTGTGGCCACGATCAGGCCGCCCACATCCGGGTCCGAAAGGACAGGGATGAATTCCTCGAAGTCATCCTTCTGACCACACACGAGATTTTTGGTGCAGATGTTGAGGGCCTTGCAGACGTTGACCTCCTTTTCCGCCAGATCGATGGTCACGGTAGATACCTGAGGATAGGCCTCGGTAATCGCCCTGAGACAGCAATCCAGGGCATACCGGGTGGTTTTCTCCTTGCGCGCGCTGCAGGATACGCCGACTATTTTCATTTTTAACACTCCTTTCACACCATTCTTACCATTTTTATCATAAATACCCCGGAGAAATTATCAGACACCCGCGGGATTAACAATACTTGATACCTGATACCTGATATCTGGTAACGGATAACTGATAACGAATAACCGATAACCGGTCATGGGGGTTGCCCCCATTCACCGCCCCCTTTTTTCCCGGCCTCCAGGGTCTCCAGCACCCTTTTCCGGATGGCGTTGCAGGCCGGGCTGGTCCGGTCCCTGGGCCGTTCGCAGTCTACCTGGAAACGGCCCACAATCTGAGCAGGCCGCCCGGATAACACCAGAATGTGGTCGCTCATGAAAACAGCCTCATCCACGTTGTGGGTGACAAAGACAATGGTCACTTTCTGGGTTTCCCAGAGATCGAGAAGGAATGCCTGCAAATCATTTCTCGTCTGGCTGTCCAGGGAACCGAACGGCTCATCCATAAGGGTAACCTTCGGATCGGTGATCAAGGTCCTTGCAATGGCCACCCGTTGCCGCATGCCCCCTGACAGTTCCCGGGGATATCGCGCCTCGAATCCGCTCAGGCCGAATCGGTGGATGTAATCCATGGCGGCCGCATGCCGCTCTCCTTTTGGGATCCCCATGATCTCCAGGCCCAGCTGGATATTTTGGAGGGTCGTCAGCCAGGGAAAAAGGGCGTATTCCTGAAATACGAGGCCGATACGATCCGTTTCATATGCGATTTCCCTCCCGTCGATCAGGACCCTGCCGGACGAAGGCCTCTCCAGCCCTGCGATGATCCTCAACAGCGTTGTTTTTCCACATCCGCTCGGGCCGACAACGGAGACAAAGGTTCCTTCCTCCACGCGACAGTGGATATCCTTAAGCACGTGGAGCGGTGTATCGGAGTCTCGCCCGCCGAAGAATTTGGTCAGACCGATCAGTTCCAGGGCCATAAGACCTCTTCTTCTTTACAAAAAATTCTTTGTGTGCTTTGTGTCTCTGTGTGAGTCCCACCTGGGCGGGATTGGTTGTGGATATCCGCTTCAGGCATTTCACGCACTTCTTTCTTTACTGCCATCGGACGATTCGGGATTCACAGGCATGCAGCCCGCTGTTGATCAGGACGCCGATCAGGCCGATGATCAGCATGCCTGCCAGAATTTCATCCGGCCGCTGGATGTCCCTGGCCGTCATAATCATGTACCCCAGCCCGTAACCGCTCTTGACCCCTGTGAATTCCGCGGCCACCAGGGTCATCCATCCGATCCCCACGCCGATTCTCATCCCCACGAATATAGACGGGATGGACCCGGGAAGCAATACCTTAAGAAAAATGTCCTTTTGTTTTGCATTGAGGGTCCGGGCCACTTCAAAGTATATGGGGTTGATGGAAACGACCCCTGAAACGGTGTTGAGAAGGATCGGAAAGAAGGCCCCAAGGAAGATAATGAATGCCGCCGACTTCATGCCGATGCCGAACCACAGGATGGCAATCGGAATCCATGCCAGGGGGGGGATGGGTCTGAGAAGTTCGATCACAGGATTGACTATGCGTCGCAGCGCGGGCGACCCGCCCATCAAGAGCCCCAACGGGATACCTAAAAGTGCGGCAACGGCAAACCCGAGGGCGACGCGGTAGAGGCTGTAGAGCACGTGATAATAAAGGAGATGGCCGGGAGGCATGCCGATGACCGCCAGGTCTTTCAACCCAAGAAGGATTTTGACCGGCGATGGCAGGAGGTGGGGGGGGATCACCTTGACAAAAGAAAGCCCCTGCCAGACAAGGACCAAGGCCAGAGGTAGGAGGTACCGGTCAAATCTCATTTGTGGATGATGTCTCCGAGGATCTTCTGGTTGATAAACGTTTCCACAAACGCCCCCGGATCGGGCAGGGTGATGTACTTCATGCGGGAGAGAAAGTCCACATATTCCCTCTCTCCGTCGATGCTCAGGAGATAGGTGTAGTTCACGTTTTCCATGGCCAGACGGATGGTCGGCGCATCCATCCCGGTGTATTTGACGCCGATCTTTACGGCCTCGTCAGGGAACTCCCTGATGAAATCCGTAGCCTCCACGTGCGCCCTCACCGCGGCCTCGGCATCCCGGGGCCGCTCGGAAAGGAAGCGGTTGCTTACCACAAGGACACAGCAGGGATGATCTTTCCAGATGTCATGGGAGGTAAGGAGAACCTGTCCCACGCCCATGGTCCGCGCCTTGGCCGGGTAGGGCTCCCAGGCGATAAATGCATCGATCTGCCCGGTCTTGAGCGCCCCGATCATCTCCGGCGGCTTCAAGACGATGATATGGACCGCCTTTTGATCCACATTGTGCTTCAGAAGGGCCTTTTTGAGGAGAAAGTCCTGGACCGTGGAATGACCGGGGATGGCCACCCGCTTCCGTGCCAGATCGCGCACGTCCCTTATCGGCGCGTCCTTCCCCTTCACAATGGCCGACCCCTCGGTGTTGACCTGGGCCAGGACCGTTACCTCCGCCGCCTTGTTGGCCACGGCCGTGGTGGCGGGGGCCTCTCCCACGTAGCCCACGTCAAGGGCCCCGGCCGCAAATGCGCTCATCTCTTCAGGGCCGGCCTTGAAAATGCCCGCGACCTCCACTTCGACCCCGTGTTTCCGGTAAAGCCCATTTTCCAGGGCCACCCAGCAGGCCAATTGGTGAATATCGCTCTGGAGATATCCGATACGGATGGGTTTGTCTGCGGCATTTCCAGCGGACGGGCCGGCCAAAAAGATCAGAGAGATAACAACAGTCAGAAACAATGTGGTTTTCATCATGCCTCCTGCGGGTCTTTGCCGGAGCACTCGGTCGCGGACGGTGAAGCGGCGGAAAATGCTATCCGGGCTGAACTACCTCATAATACCGATTGGCGGCCAACCCTGCAAACAAAACAGCGCCGGGGCAGGGGACCACCAGCTTTTTTTGAAACCGGGAACCGATGATGTTGAAAAACTCAAGACAGGCGGAACAGATATGGGTGGTTTTTGCGATGGAATAGGGCACGGTCTGGTTCTCTTCCCGGATAAAATAGACAGGGTCAATAAAGTTGGCGTGATTGGCGCAG
This is a stretch of genomic DNA from Deltaproteobacteria bacterium. It encodes these proteins:
- a CDS encoding MSMEG_0568 family radical SAM protein, with the translated sequence MIGHVVTEIQSRGVRLGKGFLSREGGAGPADAGAFLIKGIAINVPTGSPYVSASPYSLRAASGEVLLCKNGRDLLPVEMIPRPRFYGQTTCDGTPCSQIALLHGKDCLATSVLQTCIYWNSENRCRFCGIELSLKNRQTIPLKTPEHLAETARKAHALDGVRHVVLTTGTGNPQGAEISILGAACTAIKEAVDLPVHAQFLPPADPERLHELKHSGVDTVGIHIESMDMAALSRTAPVKAAIGLRRYEAAWKAAVEIFGPNQVSSFLIAGLGEKQDSIISGSERLADLGVYPFVVPLRPIPGSLMADALPPDPAVMIPLYEKVAAILQKTGLAADRSLAGCVRCGACSALPLYERPGADLTCHRARTSFELNQAFDIRKAVFVTEQQIFETSDRDPHDENGIHLVAKHGPEVVGTVRVFSNGNGNTHWIGGRLAVKKGYRSSGAGELLVRRAVATVKKQGCTKFTAHIQEDNVPFFLRLGWKGIGMPEPYFGRVHQVMEANLEDC
- a CDS encoding flavodoxin family protein, with translation MKIVGVSCSARKEKTTRYALDCCLRAITEAYPQVSTVTIDLAEKEVNVCKALNICTKNLVCGQKDDFEEFIPVLSDPDVGGLIVATPVYMGAMSGQCKAFMDRCVMFRRNGFLFRDKVGGVIAVGGFRNGGQEAVIQSVQAVMLVQDMILVGDGKPGAHFGGTVWSGHPEGVEHDEVGLQTVRSLGRRVAEVALKMAG
- a CDS encoding ABC transporter substrate-binding protein; amino-acid sequence: MMKTTLFLTVVISLIFLAGPSAGNAADKPIRIGYLQSDIHQLACWVALENGLYRKHGVEVEVAGIFKAGPEEMSAFAAGALDVGYVGEAPATTAVANKAAEVTVLAQVNTEGSAIVKGKDAPIRDVRDLARKRVAIPGHSTVQDFLLKKALLKHNVDQKAVHIIVLKPPEMIGALKTGQIDAFIAWEPYPAKARTMGVGQVLLTSHDIWKDHPCCVLVVSNRFLSERPRDAEAAVRAHVEATDFIREFPDEAVKIGVKYTGMDAPTIRLAMENVNYTYLLSIDGEREYVDFLSRMKYITLPDPGAFVETFINQKILGDIIHK
- a CDS encoding ABC transporter ATP-binding protein; the encoded protein is MALELIGLTKFFGGRDSDTPLHVLKDIHCRVEEGTFVSVVGPSGCGKTTLLRIIAGLERPSSGRVLIDGREIAYETDRIGLVFQEYALFPWLTTLQNIQLGLEIMGIPKGERHAAAMDYIHRFGLSGFEARYPRELSGGMRQRVAIARTLITDPKVTLMDEPFGSLDSQTRNDLQAFLLDLWETQKVTIVFVTHNVDEAVFMSDHILVLSGRPAQIVGRFQVDCERPRDRTSPACNAIRKRVLETLEAGKKGGGEWGQPP
- a CDS encoding ABC transporter permease; the protein is MRFDRYLLPLALVLVWQGLSFVKVIPPHLLPSPVKILLGLKDLAVIGMPPGHLLYYHVLYSLYRVALGFAVAALLGIPLGLLMGGSPALRRIVNPVIELLRPIPPLAWIPIAILWFGIGMKSAAFIIFLGAFFPILLNTVSGVVSINPIYFEVARTLNAKQKDIFLKVLLPGSIPSIFVGMRIGVGIGWMTLVAAEFTGVKSGYGLGYMIMTARDIQRPDEILAGMLIIGLIGVLINSGLHACESRIVRWQ